From the Argentina anserina chromosome 3, drPotAnse1.1, whole genome shotgun sequence genome, the window gtactgcatgtgaggtaacgggtggttatctgctcatgggtactcagattgtttggatgttgggtagcgggtggctatccaatatcggcggtgtattacgagaggggtaacagatgtgtaccagcgttcttggtacccgtattataaatgcatttgggtaaccagaagggttacttgattttctcatgagcgtttcatttcatattcttttgggacaaccagatgggctgtccattgactcatgagggcatttatatttgttgatttgtgattttcgtatattttgatatgcgaattatattttgattttactcatacgagctataagcttaccgggtttgtgtttacaatcccggtacaccaattcgatggtgtaggggataattccgcaggtgctgattagtggagattgagtgacgactccggaggctcgaagtcgttcgtatcctgcttgtggtgaggttttctagcgaggatttgtgtgtgagaattggtgtggttttaattgtgagagattgtgaggattattacattccatcttatgtaatgttaaattataaatttgggttgtaataattggttttctgagttgtattgagaacttaGTGATGATCtgctgtgcacttaaatgatttcgatttcattgagattgtttttggtgttctaacgactttggagttttgaattttttttaaaactcgaaattttagggttgttACGAGAAGTGGTCAAGTTTCGATCATTAGGGAGGCATATATGTTGTACTTGATGTGTGGATGCAAAAATCATACAATGGCATGTGTTAGATTCTGTGGCCTATAAGTTCTTGAGTAGGCTAGGTCTGTAGTagagtttttgtttctttggtgATGAGAATCTGTAGTATTTACTCGTGCGTGTACAGCTTTAAACATTACAGTGCTGGGAGAATAGTATTCACATGCGGCCCTCTGTTTCTCTCTTTATTAGTCTTCTAGCTAGATTATTCAGTCACATTTCCTTTTACTTATAGTTTTTTATATATAGCATCCTTAATATTTACTTAAAACGAGACATATCAACATTATGTGAGAAAAAATTGTACgaacaaattcaaaatttcgaaTGCATACATGCTGATATTAATTAGAGCACATTTATAGATGAGATTAACAAACCTTCGTGTACTGATATGTAATTGAATGGTTAAATTCAACAtcactctttctttctttctttcttttgtgcAATGTcgattctcatttgaatattatcCAAACACataatacatacatacataaaaACTAAGCTAATACATTGAATTATCCGATCCGATAACTAATTAAATGAAGTTTGCATGATGATCCGGATATAACCTAACAAAACTAaaagcatatatatttattgtaaATGGAGAAATCTCCTAGTAGAGTACGTACTCGATCTAGAGTGTTTAGTTTACCCTAGCTAACACGCGTATGATCTATGCCAAATTGCCAATTAACTGGAAACGAAGTAACATTCTCACCATCAACAAactaaattaagttaaattaCACGCTTCCAGCTCCACCAAAACAGTACCTAGAGAGTGACCTGTAGGTCATGAAGTTAGCTAGAGCTAGCTATGTTTAAGCGGCTAACTTAACTGATTTTGTCTAATTAAGTCTCCCGGTTAGTGCCCGAAATAGTTCGGGCAGAACAACTTGCTTAAAGCCAGTGTGCACTACACCATTGTATTGCTATATATACAATTCGAAAACAGAAGGTAGCTCAGCTCGATCAGTAGCACACACAAATTGCTTAAACATCCACTCTCACATTCAGTTGCTTAGATTCCCTTCTCCCCCTTTTCATCAGCTCCATGGATTCTCAATTCTATAATGACTACTCACTCCCTTCTGAATTTTCTGGTTACCCAACTCCGGCTGTGGTGACTGGTTGCGGTCCAGTTATGAGGGGAGCAATGTGGAGTACAAGTAGTAGTGAAGAAAACCTGGTACCAATATTCTGTGACAACAATGGTGCAGCTAGTTTTGATACCGTGTCACCGGAGTCCGACATATCTTCGTGTGCCATGGGGGCGGCAGTAACGTTCCCGGAGCTACTTGGGTTCCCAGAAGACGCTGTGGCGCCTGTTTCTTTTTCGGAGTATAATCATCTGGGGTTAAATGGAATTGCAGGGGTTACTCGGAGTTTTGGTGGTGGAGATTCTTATCTCCAACTGTACAATAAAGGTAATATCATTGGTGATCAGTTTGGGGATCAGGAATGTTGTACTGGATTCATGCCTGCTAATTCTAAGCCTCTTGGTCTTGCAGTTCAAGAAAATTGGGTAAGCATGCATGTGTATAGTATTTATATGGTGCAAGGATTATCAAGTAACTGTGCATAATTTAATGACTAAATATActgaatttttataatttttctgTATGTAGGGATTGAATCAAGGGAACCAGGTGCCTACAATGGAAGATCAATCGACAAATATGAAGGTGGGACGGTATTCAGAAGAAGAGAGGAAAGAAAGGATTGAGAGgtatataaagaaaagaaaccaaCGGAACTTCAACAAAACCATTAAGGTATACATATCGCAGCTAGCTTATATATAAATGAGtttttttcttacctcttacCAAAAAAGTCTTAGTTAGAAATATTCATTAATAGTGTTTATATCTACTATATTTCAGTATGCTTGTcgcaaaaccctagcagatAGAAGAGTCCGAGTTCGTGGGAGATTTGCAAGGAATAGCAGTAATGAACAGCTAATTATTAATGAAGATTCAACTCATCAAGAAATGGCACCAAAAAAGATTGACAGCGATTGCAATAATCATGCTTACAATGACAGATCTGAACAATTGTATTGTAGCGGCGGTGCTGTCCAGGTACTTACTAGTTCACATGCCTTACTCTGTGTAGTTTCACGttaaaatgaaagaaataaatCTGAACTTTCCTATGTAATTCTGACCTCTATCTTCATTGTCCATTCTTCAGTGAGTTTTACATGCATGATATATAGGAAACAATCTTGCATATAGTATTCCGGCCTTTTTTAGCAGTTACTTGATCATAACTTTCCAAAAACTTATTATAATATTCATTCTAAGATTAAGTTACATTTTGATGCTGAGTACTGAATGTGTGCACTAATTGATCCTAAATTGACAGATCAAATATGACGAGGAGGACTGGCTGCAAGAAGCTATGGCAAGTCTAGTGTACTAATTACCTTATGTCACTGCCGCTTGAGATTTGATACAAATGTATAGTGCAGCTAGCTTTAAATAGTAATTAACTATGTCTATCTAATGGGTTAAATGAGGAGATTGATGTTTGAAGAGGGCATTGTCCTTGTAGATGCTAAGTTTCTAGCTATAGCAATGATCTAGTTAACGAGCTAGTTACTTAGCGTTTGttattgaaaaatatgaattaATTGGTCCAACGATCGGTTTTAATTAGCTTATCCATCATTTCTTGTACGTTATAATACTTACCTGCTTGATTCATCTGCATATGCTACCAATGAGTCAAAATTTTACACACACAGACACATAACTAATTCCAACAGTAGTTCAGTGCTTGTAAAGGAGCCTTTATAGTGGAATATGTGCGTACGTACCTAATAGCGGTGTTTCTTGAAGCATGATCTGATTGATTTGATCAAAGTGATGATTAAGGTTTCTATTCCACCTTGACAAAATTGTCCCGTGGAACGTCTTTTTAATGATTTTGATCAGAAGGTTAATTACTCAAGGTTTTTAATTTCACTAAACCATACGTCAGTTATGTAGTTTATCAATCTGGAATTCGATTAGAGGCATGGAAAACATCTGGTAGTTTCTTTTACATATCCCTCCTCTTATCTAAAATGAACTAACATTTGAAGCCAATCTTGCTTTAAGAAAGGAATAAAATCACTTTTAATTTGGTACGTAGCTACTCAGAGCCACAAACTCTATCGAACTCTAACTAAATAATTGCCAAGTTCCTGCGATGCATGTAAATCGAAGTATAATTTGTATGTTCATGCATGCGTGAGGTTTCGtttatacaaaaatatactGTATGTTTGAATCACTTGCTGCCAAACTTTTGCAAGCGTTTTCaattatttcttatatatactCAACTACGATCGAGCTAGGCTAGGGTTCGTAAACACATTCTATTTCGGCCGGGATTCCATTAAATATTGAGAAATTATTAGATGATAAAAGCATATCATAAACGAAAACAAATTGAGTTCGGGGACGAGTGGGAATGTGGGATGGGGCTACAAATCCTACAATGTCTTTTTAAAGCGTTAGCTTTCCGTCAATTTATTCTTATTAATTGATAGATATAtgttttagttgaagaatcatcctcatcatcatttttttcctttaaaataaaaattgtcgATCGATCAATCGTATGAACAAGGAGCTGAATGTCTAAATCATacgtgtctatatatatatatatatatatatatatatatatatagtctctatccagagtgaagcttcattctgaaatttcagagtgaagttccaattttggcacatttttcggtcaaatgttttcagcataagcgattcaatatttaagtatgctattcaaaatcatctatacaaaatttcatctaattcggacatcgttaaggtattgaaaatagattaaatcaatgaatgaattaaaactgttcaacgtgaaccgttcgtgtaaatctcaattttgaaagctcaaatcattgtcaaattggatgaaattttgtagagatgatcttgaatagcatacctaaatattgaattgcttatggtgaaaaaagttgaccgaaaagtgtgccaaaattggaacttcacattgtaatttcagagtgaaacttcactctagatagagactgatatatatatatatatatatatatatatatatacacgtgTGTGTCTATTGTTTTAAATAGGTTGAACACGTATTATATATAAGTACATAAGGTCATCTCCAACTCATCATTATTAAGGACTAAAAAACTATGATTTAGCACTTCTCATCTTCAACCCACATAGTTAAGGGGCTAAAATGTCATAAAAAGAGGGCTAAACGACATTCAATTTTAGCCTTTAATAATGTCGTTTAACTATTTGAGTGgagaacatatataatttgtttATTCAATAAGTCCCCACATTTTATCAATtacatttaattttaattataattttttgattaataatttttttatgagtaatacaattaacttaatttcaatgattaatacaattaatttttatttttgttattagtccaattaatttttatttttgttgatttgtataattaatttaaatttctatgatatatacaattaatttaaattttaaaaattatttaatacaataaattttaattttgacgATTAAAATTAAGAATGATCTCTACTTAAAtggttaaaaaataatatctatatatatataataatgacCTCACTATCCCTTTCTctatttgaagaaaatggtctatacaacctcactatatatacgtgtgtatatatatatactaaaagGTATGTTAAATTTATACTATTATGTTAAATATAATTGAATGAGAGGAGTGAGAactaataataattttaattaaaatatcgGAACTAAACCAATTTTAAAATTGTGAAAACAACtaattttaattgaaataagatcttaatacaaaattataatacttaaatatataataacaacCTCAAgtcttaaaatataatttatgacTAAAAGTTTAGTCATATGAGTTTAAGATAATTGATGTTATATCGATAAATTATTCAACTTTTCATGactaaaattttaatattatAGCTATTTTAGCTTTTTCAGATGGAGATAACCTAACAACCAGATCAATTGGTGTCTATAACTTACAACTTTGGAcatgaaaacataacaaatGAATGGGTACGTATGGACATTTTTCGTTGAATCGATCATTTGATATGTTCAATCGGTAGTACTGTTCTGATCGTGAAGGCCATACATACTGGTTAGGAATATGCGACCCAATGAGATGTTCTAAATTTGATATTGGTGGGAGATCAAAGCAAGGATCAATTAGTGCCTGTTTATATATCAGTACCAGAGAACACCTAGCTTAGCTATCTAGCTATCCACTCTATACTAATTAAACTCATAAAATCAGCTTCatatataaacacaaacacaaagatACTGATACCTTAATTAACATGCAAGTCGAGCAATCACTTCCTTAATCATAACTTTCAACTTCCACCTAGTATAGTTCGAGGTTTAAATGGTACATCAGTACATACATGTtgttttcacaaataataatctCCACCAATCTCACAATACACAAGGCAATCGGCAATCACATGCATTCTTATCCGGAAGCTAAGGAAGGAAACAAGATCATTGTTAGCATGGCCCTTTGCTAGGTCAACTTTCCTCCCACAGTCGCGagatgattatattttgatgcATGCATGGAAAGTGAGGTCACATATCTGACGACATAGTTTAATTTTCAATCAATTAGCATAAAAATTTGTTTTGTGTGATTTCTTCTTTAGTTCAattgagtgcatttataattaattcactTGTTAATGGATTGGGGCCGGGTGTACTGGTGGTGTCATTTCTGATGACTTCGACAAGTAGTAAATTAGTTGATTTCACTCTAATTCTCtgttaattaatataattttgcatGCAAAATAAAGAGGATGACCGCTTCTTCATTAATCTAATGATTCGAATGCATTATGCATGAAGCTCCATGAAGCCCTAGTTAGTTATTAAAGTCTTCTTTATATATTTGCATCCATTATATCTGTTTTGGATTAACACTAACAAATGTTTAACTTTGCCGAAAGGAATCCGGCCTTGAGTAAGTTTGATGTTTGTCGAACCTCATCTCGCTCATCACCACCCATCTGTATTGAATCGGGAAACTTTTGGCCCCGGCTGCACAAAATATAtccaagaaaagaaagaacaaaatcAACTACATGGATATGAGTTGACTCAAAACAAATATTGCTACCCCCTGGCATCTAGCAATGGCCAAGTCAATCAAGGGGAGTAAAGAAAAGCTAAACCCCAATGGAAACTTAGCTTGTGCATACGAACAAAGCAATATATAGTTGACAAGTTTTTCCCAGCTATCTACATTATATATTCACGTTTGACATCGTTTTGAATCTCCAAAACGAAGTGGAACTaggctttaaaaaaaatatggaaaATGGGTGTCACAAGCAAGCATTCTTACAATCGTAAGAATGCACTACATAGCTAGCGATCCCCAAAGTCACAGTATCATTGATCATGATAGTTATGATAATCATATATTAGGTGATCGACCCCATTCCAATAAGACCAAGATATGATCCTTTTCGGGATTGAAAGTAGTGCCAATTTTAAGATTTCCAGGAATATTCACAGTTTTCACACTAGATCGAAGCACTCCTCTGGACAACAAAAACATGCCGTTTAGTTTCACTAATATTTCAGTTAATTAGGCTTTTATATGTAGTCATGTAGAGATTAATATAATACTGATGCATTCTTCCAACAATCGTTCTCCCCATTTTCTCTACCTCTTAAAAATTGAGTCGTTTTTGCTCGTTAATTTCATTCGTCTTCAATCCAGTCAGTgttccaaaaaacaaaaagttcCTTCCATCCGGCCAAATTTTCAAAACTTTATGCCACGAACAGGCCGGCCGTAATTTGTAGTAAGAATTACAACCTCAGAATGGTGATAGTAAATGAAATCAGCAGTTAGGGGGATCGCAAAAGCTTGCTTTAGTTCTAAACTTGAACAGGGAATTAATGCGATGATATTGTTTGgacctaaaataatactccggtattatctatattctttaggctcgtggaccggttatttgggaAAAATATATCGAAGAGCAAGATTATGTTccttattggaatagatttcggGACTGATGttgtatagaatctgagttgaataaggaatgtgaatccaaatcaactaagaggttctcaagacttgatccgcaagaaagaacaatctgtgttctctatataaaggggtcgaATGTGAAAAAGAACAGACacacaacgtcaaacaaactatcgcgcaaccacATAGTCAAGTCTCCTCACGGAGCAAAAGTCTGattagcttcggcaaccaagtctcacatcagagcggagctacccagatatatgcctcgcgctgcatgtagcaacaagtccgattagTTTCGGCAAccagagtcaagtccatcgagtcgctagcctagcttctagcaaacacaaaagtctgcactagtcagcaattcCCTACAGCAAGAGAGTCCCGCTATCAACGACACATTATAAGCTATGttttttccccaagcggtctaaactaagatcggccatctacttgaggtggagtcaAAGGAACCTAGCAACTCCgattgtgtataggtcattcgaacttcaacggtttatcagcaactgcggaaCAATCGTTCGAGAAGAAAACAGTACGTGAGCGCAAACATCATCAA encodes:
- the LOC126788758 gene encoding uncharacterized protein LOC126788758, producing the protein MDSQFYNDYSLPSEFSGYPTPAVVTGCGPVMRGAMWSTSSSEENLVPIFCDNNGAASFDTVSPESDISSCAMGAAVTFPELLGFPEDAVAPVSFSEYNHLGLNGIAGVTRSFGGGDSYLQLYNKGNIIGDQFGDQECCTGFMPANSKPLGLAVQENWGLNQGNQVPTMEDQSTNMKVGRYSEEERKERIERYIKKRNQRNFNKTIKYACRKTLADRRVRVRGRFARNSSNEQLIINEDSTHQEMAPKKIDSDCNNHAYNDRSEQLYCSGGAVQIKYDEEDWLQEAMASLVY